The following proteins are encoded in a genomic region of Xenopus laevis strain J_2021 chromosome 3L, Xenopus_laevis_v10.1, whole genome shotgun sequence:
- the selenow2.L gene encoding selenoprotein W2 L homeolog (UGA stop codon recoded as selenocysteine), giving the protein MQKESGTMKIHVEYCGRUGYGACYQELASELKKHVPEAVITGGVGRTGSFEITVNGDLIFSKLECGGFPYGEDIVEIVMKMKQGKSAEKATRNKKTCSIQ; this is encoded by the exons ATGCAGAAGGAGTCTGGTACCATGAAGATCCATGTCGAGTACTG TGGAAGGTGagggtatggggcctgttatcagGAGCTTGCATCTGAACTCAAGAAGCATGTGCCTGAAGCGGTGATCACCGGTGGTGTAGGAAGAACTG GGAGCTTTGAAATCACAGTAAATGGGGATCTGATCTTCTCGAAACTGGAATGTGGTGGATTTCCTTATGGTGAAGAT ATTGTGGAAATAGTGATGAAAATGAAGCAAGGCAAAAGTGCAGAGAAAGCAACTAGGAACAAGAAGACATGCTCCATCCAGTGA